Proteins co-encoded in one Gallus gallus isolate bGalGal1 chromosome 27, bGalGal1.mat.broiler.GRCg7b, whole genome shotgun sequence genomic window:
- the CCR7 gene encoding C-C chemokine receptor type 7 precursor — MDGGKQLRVTIAFSLPLIFQFCAGNNVTDDYDANTTIDYNMFEMMCEKKEVRDFRAAFLPAMYSLICFTGLLGNGLVMLTYIYFKRLKTMTDIYLLNLALADILFLLTLPFWATSAATFWCFGEFACKAVYCICKMSFFSGMLLLLSISIDRYFAIVQAASAHRFRPRMIFISKVTCILIWLLAFVLSIPELVHSGVNNYDSHPRCSIIASDLQTFSTGIKVSQMVFGFLVPLVVMSVCYLIIIKTLLQARNFEKNKAIKVIIAVVIVFVVFQLPYNGVMLAKTISVFNNTSSCDESKKLDMADDVTYTLACFRCCLNPFLYAFIGVKFRNDLFKLLKELGCLSQQRLWQLSSCRESKRFSFAMETETTTTFSP, encoded by the exons ATGGACGGCG GTAAACAGCTGAGGGTCACCATCGCTTTcagccttcctctcatttttcaG TTCTGTGCTGGGAACAACGTCACCGACGACTATGACGCCAACACCACCATTGACTACAACATGTTTGAGATGATGTGTGAGAAGAAGGAGGTCCGTGATTTCCgtgctgccttcctcccagcCATGTACTCCCTCATCTGCTTCACAGGGCTGCTGGGAAATGGGCTGGTGATGCTCACCTACATCTACTTCAAGCGGCTGAAGACCATGACAGACATCTACTTGCTGAACCTGGCCCTGGCAGAcatcctgttcctgctgacccTCCCATTTTGGGCCACAAGTGCAGCCACGTTCTGGTGTTTTGGAGAATTTGCCTGCAAAGCAGTCTACTGCATCTGCAAAATGAGCTTCTTCAGCGGGatgctgctcctgctgtccATCAGCATCGACAGGTACTTTGCCATCGTTCAGGCTGCCTCGGCCCACCGCTTCCGTCCCCGAATGATATTCATTAGCAAAGTCACGTGCATCCTCATTTGGCTCCTGGCCTTCGTTCTCTCCATCCCCGAGCTGGTTCACAGTGGTGTAAATAACTATGACAGCCATCCCCGGTGCTCCATCATTGCCAGTGACTTGCAGACTTTCAGCACTGGCATCAAAGTGTCCCAGATGGTTTTTGGCTTCTTAGTTCCCCTGGTGGTCATGTCTGTCTGCTACCTCATCATTATCAAAACGTTACTCCAGGCCCGAAACTTTGAGAAGAATAAAGCCATCAAGGTGATCATTGCGGTGGTCATCGTCTTCGTCGTCTTCCAGCTGCCCTACAACGGTGTCATGCTGGCCAAGACCATCTCAGTCTTCAACAACACCAGCTCATGCGACGAGagcaagaagctggacatggcAGACGATGTGACCTACACTCTAGCCTGCTTCCGATGCTGCCTCAATCCCTTCCTCTATGCCTTCATAGGCGTCAAATTCCGCAACGACCTCTTCAAGCTcttgaaggagctgggctgcctGAGCCAGCAGCGCCTCTGGCAGCTGTCCTCCTGCCGGGAGAGCAAGAGGTTTTCCTTTGCCATGGAGACAGAGACAACTACCACCTTCTCCCCATGA
- the LOC107055315 gene encoding uncharacterized protein LOC107055315 isoform X1, producing MNKTWERFPGIHVCRCGEKPLTAADVCHAEAILCLAAAAHTRRPGAPCALPRACPASAFISGSAGTPRALTALPGHRSSQHRYQQSIGASHPVQGRRAPAGHNILFWCGQSHHRSRDENCPGEEGTRLGRRTSRLLRTAGAPQLPDPLRGCGRGGRPRAERSRSRPGREEKQRVDQRRLRAVLSALRHPLRAQLRRRSIPAGLRPLPRAARPERALGRVVFRSFAWRRAPRGALKAPLCAAAAAVPRSAPAPVNRGALSGNGSGAPQRHRADGGRSAAELRGRTQSGEGGARLRPAVRSRSARSRDAGAPRAPRRGAPRGSGVGGGG from the exons ATGAATAAGACCTGGGAGCGCTTCCCTGGAATTCACGTGTGCAGATGTGGAGAGAAG CCGCTCACAGCTGCTGACGTTTGTCACGCTGAGGCCATTCTGTGCCTGGCGGCGGCGGCTCACACCCGCAGGCCGGGCGCTCCGTGCGCCCTCCCCAGGGCCTGCCCGGCCTCTGCCTTCATCTCGGGCTCTGCAGGGACGCCACGGGCTCTCACTGCACTGCCCGGCCaccgcagctcccagcacagatATCAGCAAAGCATTGGTGCCTCTCACCCCGTGCAGGGCAGGCGGGCACCAGCGGGGCACAACATTCTGTTTTGGTGCGGGCAAAGCCATCACCGCTCCCGCGATGAGAACTGCCCAGGAGAGGAGGGGACGCGGCTGGGAAGGCGCACATCGCGGCTCCTCCGCACTGCgggagccccacagctgcccgACCCACTTCGGGGCTGCGGGAGAGGGGGCCGCCCACGGGCTGAAAGGAGCCGCAGCCGTCCcgggagggaggaaaagcagcGCGTGGATCAGCGGCGCCTCCGCGCCGTTCTCAGCGCGCTCAGACACCCCCTGCGGGCACAGCTCCGGCGGCGCTCCATCCCTGCGGGGCTCCGCCCGCTGCCCCGCGCTGCACGCCCGGAACGGGCGCTCGGCCGCGTTGTGTTCCGCTCCTTCGCGTGGCGGAGGGCGCCCCGCGGCGCGCTGAAGGCCCCTCTGTGCGCCGCAGCGGCGGCGGTGCCGCGTTCCGCTCCCGCTCCCGTCAACCGCGGCGCGCTCAGCGGGAATGGAAGCGGAGCTCCGCAGCGCCACCGCGCGGACGGCGGGAGGAGCGCCGCGGAGCTGCGGGGAAGGACGCaaagcggggaggggggggcgcgGCTCCGCCCCGCCGTCCGGAGCCGCTCTGCGCGGTCACGTGACGCGGGAGCTCCGCGCGCTCCTCGCCGGGGGGCGCCGCGCGGCAGCGGCGTTGGCGGTGGGGGGTGA